From the Gemmatimonadota bacterium genome, the window GAAACCATCTAAGTACTGAAGGTGTACATGAGTTTAACAAGTACGCTCATGCAGGTTTTGAAATGTTGAGAGAGTGGTTTAATGAAGATAGACCACGTTCATTGGAGACGTTTTTAAGGACATTCAAGTTGAAAGTCGATAAGGTTCTTGAAGGTCGATAGTTAGGTATACGAATGGCGATTTCACCAGAGCAATCAACATTTGGCGGCTTGTTCGAAAACAACCGCACGTTTAAGGTACCAAAGTATCAACGTGGTTATGCGTGGGAAGAAAGGTCTATCGAAGATTTCCTAAATGACATTGATGTATGTCTTGAGTTTCGTAATTCAGGAACCCCCAAAACACATTTTTTTGGTGGAATTGTAGTGTTGCAGAATGACATAAATACTCCGCTTCAGCAGAACTTTGAAGTCATTGACGGACAGCAGCGTTTAGCTTCAGTTGTAATGGTAGTTTCGTCGGTTATCAAATGTTTGGAACAAATCGTCGAGGAACTTAACAGTCGAGTAGAACCAGATATCGCTGTGGGAAATTTAAAGGCCAACTTGGAAACTGATATAGTAGAGTTAAAACGGAAGTACTTGTACCGCACAATAGATTCGGGAAACGGGTATAGTGAGATACACAAACTTACCTTGTCAGATGCAGATGATACGTTCTTTAAGGGGACACTAGTAGGTGAATCTGCGGATCCACCAAATAGGATATCTCACAAACGTATTCGAAAAGCTTATCAACAGTGTAATAGGTTTCTCACTGAACGATTGCATAACCTTTGTGTAGAGAGGAAAACTGAATTTTTAAGGCAGCTTGTTAACAACGTTCTTTTAGAAGATTGCGAAGTGGTATTAATGCTTTCGGATAACAAAGGCGAAGCATACCAGATATTTCAGGTTTTGAACAATAGAGGAGTACAGCTATCTGATGGGGATTTGTTGCGAGCAAGTACGTTAAAACAACTTTATCAGAATTCAACCCAGATTCAAAATCAAGTATCAGAGTTATGGGATCGGATCCTGTCATATTCTACGAACGAGATAGATCGATACCTAAGATGGTGTTTTACGTCATACGAAGGTGAAAGACCGTGGAAACACGAATTCGCGCGTCAGTTCATAGATAGGCGATTCTCAACAACAGACAATGCTATACCG encodes:
- a CDS encoding DUF262 domain-containing protein, coding for MAISPEQSTFGGLFENNRTFKVPKYQRGYAWEERSIEDFLNDIDVCLEFRNSGTPKTHFFGGIVVLQNDINTPLQQNFEVIDGQQRLASVVMVVSSVIKCLEQIVEELNSRVEPDIAVGNLKANLETDIVELKRKYLYRTIDSGNGYSEIHKLTLSDADDTFFKGTLVGESADPPNRISHKRIRKAYQQCNRFLTERLHNLCVERKTEFLRQLVNNVLLEDCEVVLMLSDNKGEAYQIFQVLNNRGVQLSDGDLLRASTLKQLYQNSTQIQNQVSELWDRILSYSTNEIDRYLRWCFTSYEGERPWKHEFARQFIDRRFSTTDNAIPSSEEASNLMSEVRQLHGDVKQIHDLEKGVWPFPTPSTVNEWDRKRLLVLARMLRHTNAVPLLLSICEVGEEDLAKAVAVIERTVFRYKTMGNVHIDRLTKLYNRFAKNTRDSGQFSITRLRRELKELLSAVNIGDEVFKPIIEAKTYVVRGSNREIRYMLTTLEEYHQWYENGARGTPKCNDSIMLFDYENTTIEHIYPQNASENERNPDLESVKHMVGNLTILGPEENNRFSNKSTDEKLELFRDSNLMMNRKIAENGTWTSEIVRRRTTRIASMAAKVFVP